One part of the Corynebacterium sp. CNCTC7651 genome encodes these proteins:
- a CDS encoding glycosyltransferase — MKILVFSQNWYPEDGVPQRRWRWLSELLTKQGHEVVAVVPKTSARHLSTSVSGEPEAALRGEEVGPGGELIHRSPFSVSGTSIRVRALNQLFVALGSVVTALRKEVFDSERRPDVVIGTVPAVPSLFSAYIFSCFTKRRFIIDLRDAWPEILDDMADWNRETTGDRTLTVPERSFVVSFLKKAAKGSILWVLKRAETVIVTTEGHKAKLDSDFRLTKNPPDIHVVRNVFPTPCPPAAASRPGSADPLLTRDLTSLKVIYAGTVGRAQQLTTAIEAVRIARNELGVEVTLRIIGDGAAWSTCRERADSLGVPVEMQHRVSPAELAENYLLADTVLVQLAPWKSLSTTVPSKTYELMANGQHITLAASGEVADLILQLKAGVVVPPGDATALAAAWADLARNREQLAVCPAGANWVRQEQKIEAPRTIQAIFGTEHSCEPK; from the coding sequence TTGAAGATCCTCGTGTTTTCGCAGAATTGGTACCCAGAAGACGGGGTTCCACAGAGACGATGGCGATGGTTGTCGGAGCTTTTGACGAAGCAGGGGCACGAAGTGGTCGCAGTAGTTCCAAAAACGTCAGCGCGTCACCTTTCGACCTCAGTCAGCGGGGAGCCGGAGGCGGCCCTCCGAGGTGAAGAGGTAGGACCCGGAGGAGAACTTATTCATAGAAGCCCATTTTCGGTTTCAGGGACTTCTATCAGGGTTAGGGCGTTGAATCAGCTCTTTGTAGCATTAGGAAGCGTCGTGACCGCTCTTCGCAAAGAGGTCTTCGACAGTGAGAGGCGCCCCGATGTAGTCATCGGCACCGTACCCGCGGTCCCTTCTCTATTCTCTGCCTATATTTTTTCGTGCTTCACTAAACGACGATTCATCATCGACCTCAGAGATGCTTGGCCCGAGATACTGGATGACATGGCGGATTGGAACCGTGAGACGACAGGCGATCGGACTTTGACGGTCCCAGAGCGCTCCTTCGTAGTCAGCTTTTTGAAGAAGGCAGCAAAGGGGTCAATCCTGTGGGTACTTAAACGTGCAGAAACCGTAATAGTCACCACCGAAGGCCACAAGGCCAAACTTGACAGTGATTTCCGACTTACCAAGAACCCACCAGACATTCACGTAGTTCGAAATGTGTTCCCGACACCCTGTCCTCCCGCCGCAGCTTCGAGACCCGGATCTGCGGATCCATTACTCACAAGGGATCTGACATCGTTGAAGGTTATCTACGCGGGGACAGTCGGTCGAGCACAACAACTCACAACTGCGATTGAAGCAGTTCGAATAGCGAGAAATGAGCTCGGAGTAGAGGTGACCTTGAGAATCATTGGAGATGGAGCAGCTTGGTCAACGTGCCGGGAGCGGGCTGATTCTCTCGGTGTGCCAGTCGAAATGCAGCACCGTGTATCTCCAGCTGAACTGGCGGAGAACTATCTATTGGCTGACACGGTGCTTGTCCAGTTAGCTCCCTGGAAATCTCTCAGTACCACGGTGCCGAGCAAAACCTACGAGTTAATGGCGAACGGACAGCACATCACCCTTGCTGCTTCAGGGGAAGTAGCAGATCTTATCCTCCAGTTAAAGGCTGGGGTCGTTGTGCCGCCCGGAGACGCGACTGCGCTTGCGGCCGCTTGGGCTGATCTAGCTCGAAATCGGGAGCAACTCGCTGTCTGTCCTGCAGGTGCGAATTGGGTACGGCAGGAGCAAAAAATCGAGGCGCCGAGAACTATTCAGGCGATATTCGGTACGGAGCACTCGTGTGAGCCTAAGTGA
- a CDS encoding glycosyltransferase has translation MGNPALSVVVCFKDWGLDRLLGVTKSIQQSGLGEKIEVVIADYGSESSTGFRERLEAEGAHYHYFETDGVWSRSRALNLGVSRSRGRFIVTTDADMIFSPTTFPRILEMLESDPWSYYIVQCRDLPEGISHADVLEGSVSFEELEYNSQLRPRWGMGGLIAFSREAFDRLRGLDERLEIYGGEDIDLAKRLMRCGLRRVWVTDPDVRMFHVWHPSSLKAAENTKSGKQAVERNREVHKNDASTIRNLSEWNGKSAVSNPLVTVAISTFNRAEFLPECLASVFAQTFRDFEVIVVNDGSTDNTKEVLESIDDPRLRVIHQENRGLAAARNRITAEARGTYIAVHDDDDLMLPTRLADQLRVLGAGVNGAYGGWVDFDNETGDLIWNRGKGFSLESLAFNSGIYLHPTLLVERRLMELVPYTESMRSGSDYNLAVRLARSGANLQHCGKYVILRRGHEGQITNQFGHFQKASGRISGALARASFGPHDREEAKKERPRKDWVKVIDQKDAEPTIRPYLPDHLVSRRGSAVLSEDQWVEVAHLPEFRGFELAATYTHDAGTVRAFEAEAVSLADAFALHGHLGSAIQLSEDDVDSFAATAGDGGEFEPIVSTALGELPAGEYIVYEYLDVVDTEDIRESSAPSLWVELKSGDTMKIYVVRDAVRDAGEASIAGAAATWEFVRKGDQ, from the coding sequence ATGGGTAATCCCGCACTTTCGGTAGTTGTATGTTTTAAGGATTGGGGCCTAGACCGACTCCTCGGTGTCACCAAGTCAATCCAACAGTCTGGTTTAGGTGAAAAAATTGAAGTTGTGATTGCGGATTACGGATCCGAATCGTCGACTGGTTTCAGGGAGAGACTCGAGGCCGAAGGGGCCCACTACCATTACTTTGAAACAGACGGTGTGTGGTCGCGTTCGCGTGCGCTTAACCTTGGTGTTAGTCGAAGCAGGGGGAGGTTCATCGTCACTACGGACGCTGACATGATCTTTAGCCCCACTACCTTTCCTCGGATTTTGGAAATGCTGGAATCTGATCCCTGGAGCTATTACATCGTTCAATGTCGGGATCTGCCAGAGGGCATCTCACACGCTGATGTTCTGGAAGGTTCAGTCAGCTTCGAGGAACTTGAATACAACTCCCAGTTGCGTCCTCGATGGGGAATGGGTGGGCTAATTGCATTCTCTCGCGAAGCATTCGATCGACTGCGTGGGCTTGATGAGCGTCTTGAAATCTACGGTGGCGAAGATATCGATCTAGCTAAGCGCCTCATGCGCTGCGGATTGCGTCGCGTCTGGGTAACTGATCCAGATGTTCGAATGTTTCATGTGTGGCACCCGTCATCGCTTAAAGCAGCTGAAAACACGAAGAGTGGTAAGCAAGCGGTTGAACGAAATCGGGAGGTCCACAAGAACGATGCATCTACGATTCGAAACTTATCAGAGTGGAACGGGAAGTCTGCGGTCAGCAACCCGTTAGTCACGGTGGCAATTTCGACCTTTAACCGTGCGGAGTTTCTGCCAGAATGCCTTGCCTCTGTTTTCGCTCAAACGTTCCGCGATTTTGAAGTCATCGTGGTCAATGATGGGTCGACGGATAACACCAAAGAGGTTCTCGAGTCGATTGATGACCCGCGCCTGCGGGTGATTCACCAAGAGAATAGGGGATTGGCCGCTGCTCGCAACCGAATCACGGCAGAGGCTAGAGGAACATATATTGCAGTCCACGATGATGACGACCTGATGCTTCCTACGAGGTTGGCGGATCAGCTTCGAGTTCTTGGTGCAGGAGTCAATGGAGCCTACGGGGGTTGGGTCGATTTTGACAACGAGACCGGAGACCTAATCTGGAATCGGGGTAAGGGCTTTTCGCTCGAATCTCTTGCGTTCAATTCCGGGATCTACCTACACCCAACCCTCTTGGTTGAACGACGATTGATGGAGCTCGTGCCATATACGGAAAGCATGCGCAGCGGGTCCGACTACAACTTAGCTGTTCGCCTCGCTCGCTCAGGGGCGAACCTTCAGCACTGCGGGAAATACGTTATTCTCCGACGTGGTCACGAGGGACAAATCACGAACCAATTTGGGCACTTCCAAAAGGCCTCCGGCCGGATTTCTGGTGCGTTGGCTCGTGCCTCCTTCGGGCCGCACGATCGCGAAGAAGCGAAGAAGGAAAGGCCCCGCAAGGACTGGGTTAAAGTCATCGACCAAAAAGATGCCGAGCCGACAATCCGGCCGTACCTGCCTGATCACCTAGTATCTAGAAGAGGTAGTGCTGTTCTCTCGGAGGACCAGTGGGTCGAGGTAGCCCATTTACCAGAGTTTCGAGGCTTTGAGCTGGCGGCCACGTACACCCATGATGCCGGAACTGTTCGCGCGTTTGAAGCCGAGGCTGTTTCGTTGGCAGACGCGTTTGCACTTCACGGTCATCTAGGATCGGCCATCCAGCTCAGCGAGGATGACGTGGATTCGTTTGCTGCTACAGCAGGCGATGGCGGGGAATTCGAGCCGATCGTTTCTACCGCTCTCGGTGAGCTGCCGGCTGGCGAATACATTGTTTATGAGTATCTCGATGTAGTTGATACGGAGGATATCCGCGAGTCCAGCGCGCCGTCTCTCTGGGTAGAGCTGAAAAGCGGCGACACGATGAAGATCTATGTAGTCCGCGACGCGGTTCGAGACGCGGGCGAAGCAAGTATTGCCGGTGCCGCTGCAACGTGGGAGTTCGTACGAAAGGGAGATCAATGA
- a CDS encoding DUF6492 family protein has translation MRASPANPTLNQLWRIMLPDKLPVVSITFADDIRLTFLQILSFDRLFECDRLGAFRVVVNDRTPEQAQETKDTLNEWISLPNVLSESMRDKVSIIGWSDIFPSVGKVGKRDQQAIKLGASRIIDDEFYLILDGKNHFVRPSSVFDFFQEGKPKLPLWGTVAGFWERCLIPSVEVMEVDDKFKTTMWPSVTPYIMYTEYAQEVCQFLENKYSLPLPEVFEETGDATEFLMYYAHVAGRHGVENYYNAVQPNRTLFTVGPREPEKVVELINKVREDEVAMFGLHRNRVPNLLPDQIELIKDLWSRHLLRPWESAEWFMGAEGL, from the coding sequence ATGCGCGCTTCGCCAGCAAACCCGACTTTGAATCAACTTTGGAGAATCATGCTCCCCGATAAGCTCCCTGTAGTTTCCATTACATTTGCCGACGACATCCGCCTAACGTTCCTTCAGATTCTGAGCTTCGATCGACTGTTTGAATGCGATCGTCTTGGGGCTTTCCGAGTGGTGGTGAATGACAGGACACCAGAGCAGGCTCAGGAGACGAAAGATACTCTGAACGAATGGATCTCTCTCCCCAACGTCCTGTCGGAGTCCATGCGCGACAAGGTCTCCATTATTGGGTGGTCGGACATTTTTCCCAGCGTAGGGAAAGTTGGGAAAAGGGATCAGCAGGCGATTAAGCTCGGCGCGTCCCGGATCATCGACGACGAATTTTATCTCATTCTTGACGGTAAGAACCACTTCGTTAGACCGAGTAGCGTTTTCGATTTCTTCCAGGAAGGGAAGCCGAAATTGCCTTTGTGGGGCACGGTTGCTGGTTTTTGGGAGCGTTGTTTGATCCCATCTGTCGAAGTGATGGAAGTAGATGACAAGTTCAAAACGACTATGTGGCCGTCGGTGACTCCGTATATTATGTACACAGAATACGCCCAAGAGGTTTGCCAGTTCCTCGAGAACAAGTACAGCCTTCCACTACCTGAGGTTTTTGAAGAAACTGGCGACGCGACCGAGTTCTTGATGTATTACGCTCATGTAGCTGGACGCCATGGAGTGGAGAACTACTACAACGCCGTTCAGCCAAATCGCACTTTGTTTACAGTGGGACCTCGCGAACCTGAGAAAGTAGTAGAACTGATCAACAAGGTCCGGGAGGACGAAGTCGCAATGTTCGGACTCCACCGCAACCGCGTACCGAATCTGCTACCAGATCAAATTGAGTTGATTAAAGATCTTTGGAGCCGTCACCTCCTCAGGCCGTGGGAATCGGCGGAATGGTTTATGGGCGCCGAAGGGTTATGA
- the wecB gene encoding non-hydrolyzing UDP-N-acetylglucosamine 2-epimerase, protein MSQDKPSILAVYGTRPEAIKLAPVIRALRADDRFDTTVVSTGQHREMLRQVVGRFGIEPDFDLDLMANGQPLSVFVARALEGLHPICVLHRPNITLVQGDTSTALAGALAGFHVGSQIAHLEAGLRTGNLQSPFPEEANRRMIAQISSLHLAPTPASAENLRAENIRSKQIAVTGNTVIDALNIAAHWDVEISDSALRAVIESGRRIVLVTAHRRENRALLQGIGQAVRDLATEHPDDYFVLPLHPNPRVREPLGAEVAALSNVLITDPLPYDQFIAVMNRAHLVLTDSGGIQEEAPSLGKPVLVMRENTERPEAVIAGTVKLVGTKRDLIVAEVSNLLNQPAAYDAMANAVNPYGDGHATERTVAALAQLVGAGERIDDFEPEFGEHAV, encoded by the coding sequence TTGAGCCAGGATAAACCCAGCATCCTCGCCGTGTATGGCACTCGGCCGGAGGCAATCAAACTCGCCCCTGTTATCCGGGCATTGCGTGCCGACGACCGCTTCGACACTACTGTTGTCTCCACTGGCCAACATCGCGAGATGCTCCGCCAAGTGGTTGGACGCTTCGGTATCGAGCCTGATTTTGACTTGGACTTGATGGCGAACGGTCAACCTCTGAGCGTTTTCGTGGCGCGTGCACTTGAGGGCCTTCATCCAATTTGCGTCCTACACCGCCCCAACATCACCCTGGTGCAGGGTGACACTTCTACTGCTCTTGCCGGGGCGCTTGCCGGCTTTCATGTGGGCTCGCAGATTGCCCACTTAGAGGCGGGGCTGCGCACCGGTAATCTTCAATCGCCTTTTCCTGAGGAGGCGAACCGGCGGATGATTGCACAGATTTCAAGCTTGCACCTTGCACCTACTCCCGCCTCAGCCGAAAACCTCCGCGCGGAAAATATCCGATCGAAGCAGATCGCGGTCACCGGAAACACGGTCATCGACGCACTGAACATTGCAGCCCACTGGGACGTCGAAATCAGCGACAGTGCCCTTCGGGCGGTGATCGAATCAGGGCGACGAATTGTCCTGGTGACAGCGCACCGCCGCGAGAATCGTGCATTGCTACAGGGGATCGGCCAAGCTGTGCGCGATCTCGCCACCGAGCACCCGGACGACTATTTCGTGCTGCCGCTTCACCCCAATCCGCGGGTTCGCGAACCGCTTGGGGCCGAGGTCGCCGCACTCTCAAATGTCCTGATCACTGATCCGCTGCCGTACGACCAGTTCATCGCAGTGATGAACCGGGCTCACTTGGTGCTCACTGATTCTGGCGGTATTCAGGAAGAGGCGCCTTCTCTCGGCAAACCCGTCCTAGTTATGCGGGAAAATACGGAGCGCCCCGAGGCGGTCATCGCCGGCACCGTGAAACTGGTCGGCACCAAGCGGGACCTGATCGTGGCTGAGGTGTCCAACCTGCTTAATCAACCAGCGGCCTATGACGCGATGGCTAATGCAGTGAACCCCTACGGCGACGGCCACGCGACGGAACGCACGGTTGCGGCACTTGCCCAGCTCGTCGGGGCAGGGGAGCGGATCGATGATTTCGAGCCGGAATTTGGTGAGCATGCGGTTTAG
- a CDS encoding DUF501 domain-containing protein translates to MTVSPQDIETITQQLGREPRGVLAVAYRTPDGQPAVVKTAPRLEDGTPFPTLYYLTDPRLTAEASRLEVAQVMKWMESRLAESEELQADYKAAHEHYLAERNAIEDLGTDFSGGGMPDRVKCLHVLIAYALAEGPGRLRFGTEAIALAAEHAGLRGSAIPQDWPTLERLGISLADAGEDLA, encoded by the coding sequence ATGACCGTGTCCCCACAAGACATCGAAACAATCACGCAGCAGCTCGGCCGCGAGCCGCGCGGCGTCCTCGCTGTGGCCTACCGCACACCGGACGGCCAGCCCGCGGTGGTCAAGACGGCCCCGCGACTTGAGGACGGCACCCCGTTTCCCACCCTCTACTACCTCACCGACCCGCGCCTGACCGCGGAGGCCTCCCGCCTCGAGGTGGCGCAGGTGATGAAGTGGATGGAATCCCGCCTCGCCGAATCGGAGGAGCTCCAGGCCGATTACAAGGCCGCCCACGAGCACTACCTCGCCGAGCGCAACGCCATCGAGGACTTGGGCACGGACTTCTCCGGCGGCGGCATGCCGGACCGCGTGAAGTGCCTCCACGTGCTGATCGCCTACGCCCTCGCCGAGGGCCCCGGCCGCCTCCGCTTCGGCACCGAAGCCATCGCCCTCGCCGCCGAACACGCAGGCCTTCGCGGTTCCGCAATCCCGCAGGACTGGCCCACGCTGGAGCGCTTGGGCATTTCGCTTGCCGACGCCGGAGAGGACCTCGCATGA
- a CDS encoding glycosyltransferase, with amino-acid sequence MSRPLDLPPVVQQPPRRAGISVIVPSYRGGEQLRTALESVVAQTIDHSDIEVVVVDNGPEAPARDVVEGLRNGVDQDGITWVYIRSETPGAGRARNIGLAACTREYVTFLDDDDRIEPEYLSQLKRAAEPQTIAITGITNMHESGAQPSNTLEDRIAALPRKSTELADSPWALGFVACKLVHWGLLADAEFPENLASGEDVVFFAQLLRRSNLKLRPVQDADGARYLRTITEGSVSRRDDFEFSVDERLDAIELIRGMEVPEANQVAQQALVKAQAGFIARFHAQHADSPIGRKALDAIAYRGFSDFPWDLFDKGEAKTLVFAYCFPPDADTSSNVMAKRIMNAGDVVDVISNDMRAVREQDDRFYGVIQRWVRNHIVLETPTSFANWDAISSWAADANRVAEESENNYKSIYSRALWIASHVAAFAYKQQHPEVRWIAEFSDPLARGIDGQLRPGPLGDDSIARSMLHAAEWQMDSESHTLFEVVEKATLAMADELVFTNEAQREVMLELYDESFAALVRAKSTIAGHPVPQPGLFGVEPCDYPLNKSTVDIAYFGAFYPNRGIGNVLDAVASLQPQDRERIRLHIFTNSPVELDAPVGTPVRVNGYRSYLEFLSLSRKMDILLVTDTTTSGFYGRNPFLPSKYADYLGSGTPIWGVVEAGSPLSSSQLAYVTAGDHVEEISETLMTVLHDFAQHQDVVG; translated from the coding sequence ATGAGCCGGCCGCTCGATCTACCACCAGTAGTCCAGCAACCACCTCGCCGCGCTGGGATCAGCGTGATCGTTCCTTCCTACAGAGGTGGAGAACAGCTGCGAACTGCACTGGAATCCGTGGTAGCCCAAACCATCGACCACAGTGACATCGAAGTGGTCGTTGTTGATAACGGCCCCGAAGCGCCGGCCCGGGACGTTGTAGAGGGCCTCCGCAACGGTGTGGATCAAGATGGAATCACTTGGGTGTACATCCGCTCCGAGACTCCCGGTGCGGGGCGTGCCCGCAACATCGGTCTCGCAGCTTGTACGCGCGAATACGTGACCTTCCTCGACGATGATGACCGCATCGAGCCCGAATACCTTTCACAACTCAAGCGCGCTGCAGAACCCCAGACCATTGCCATAACCGGCATCACCAACATGCATGAGAGTGGCGCGCAACCTTCCAATACGCTGGAGGACCGCATAGCTGCTCTGCCGCGCAAATCTACGGAGCTGGCTGACTCTCCTTGGGCCCTCGGGTTTGTTGCTTGCAAGCTGGTCCATTGGGGCTTGCTTGCCGACGCCGAGTTTCCCGAGAACCTCGCATCCGGCGAAGATGTTGTCTTCTTTGCTCAACTTTTGCGTCGCTCCAATCTGAAACTGCGGCCCGTGCAGGACGCGGATGGGGCTCGCTACCTCCGGACCATCACGGAAGGTTCGGTGTCGCGCCGCGATGACTTCGAGTTCTCGGTCGACGAGCGCCTCGATGCCATCGAACTCATCCGCGGTATGGAGGTGCCTGAGGCAAACCAAGTCGCTCAACAGGCTCTCGTCAAGGCGCAGGCGGGCTTCATCGCCCGCTTCCACGCGCAACATGCGGATTCGCCAATCGGGCGAAAGGCATTGGACGCTATCGCCTATAGAGGCTTCTCCGATTTCCCCTGGGACCTTTTTGATAAAGGAGAGGCTAAGACTCTCGTTTTCGCCTACTGCTTCCCGCCGGACGCAGACACCAGCTCCAACGTAATGGCCAAACGCATCATGAACGCGGGCGACGTTGTGGATGTCATCAGCAACGACATGCGCGCGGTCCGGGAGCAAGACGATCGCTTCTACGGTGTAATCCAACGTTGGGTGCGCAACCACATTGTGCTCGAAACCCCTACGTCGTTTGCCAATTGGGATGCAATCTCGAGTTGGGCAGCAGATGCAAACCGAGTAGCTGAGGAATCGGAAAACAACTACAAGTCCATTTACTCCCGAGCTCTTTGGATTGCCTCCCACGTCGCCGCGTTTGCATACAAGCAGCAACACCCCGAAGTCCGTTGGATCGCGGAGTTCTCGGACCCTCTCGCGCGTGGCATTGATGGGCAGCTTCGGCCAGGCCCGCTCGGTGACGACTCAATCGCCCGCTCAATGCTCCACGCCGCTGAATGGCAAATGGACAGCGAGTCGCACACCTTGTTTGAGGTTGTTGAGAAAGCGACGTTGGCCATGGCGGACGAGTTGGTCTTTACGAATGAAGCCCAGCGTGAGGTGATGTTGGAACTCTACGATGAATCCTTCGCTGCACTCGTCCGTGCGAAATCCACGATCGCCGGCCACCCTGTCCCACAGCCTGGTCTCTTCGGGGTCGAGCCTTGCGATTACCCACTGAACAAAAGCACCGTCGACATCGCTTACTTCGGTGCCTTCTACCCGAACAGGGGCATCGGAAACGTCCTCGATGCTGTCGCGTCGCTGCAGCCTCAGGATCGAGAGCGGATTCGCCTTCACATTTTCACCAATAGTCCGGTGGAACTCGATGCGCCGGTGGGCACTCCCGTGAGAGTGAACGGGTACCGGTCCTACCTAGAATTCCTGAGTCTTTCGCGAAAGATGGACATTTTACTGGTGACCGACACCACCACATCTGGCTTCTATGGTCGCAATCCGTTCCTTCCGTCGAAGTACGCGGACTACTTGGGGTCGGGCACGCCGATCTGGGGTGTTGTTGAGGCTGGATCGCCGCTATCCAGCTCCCAGCTGGCTTACGTCACGGCGGGAGACCACGTGGAGGAGATCAGCGAGACACTGATGACCGTGTTGCACGATTTTGCCCAGCACCAGGACGTTGTAGGGTAG
- a CDS encoding Ppx/GppA phosphatase family protein, with translation MTHTRVAAVDCGTNSIRLLIQEINQDGTLGAEICRRNTIVRLGEGVDETGRFNPDAIERTRKALAAYVEEMEREGVSKVRMVATSATRDAANREDFFAMTRDLLGRIQPGAVAEVISGEEEAALSFAGATVDLPDGSGPACVIDLGGGSTEFVMEGAAVSTQMGCVRITERFMRSDPPTAEETEAARAYIRERIAEARAAVPFDQAKTFVGCAGTFTTLSALAQNLPEYDPNRIHMSEIPFSRMREVTEDLRAKTSQQRAENPVVHPGRADVIAAGSTVVEELMDAFETSAGASLFYISEKDILDGIVAGLAY, from the coding sequence ATGACCCACACCCGCGTAGCCGCCGTCGACTGCGGCACAAACTCCATCCGCTTGCTGATCCAGGAGATCAACCAAGACGGCACCCTCGGCGCCGAGATCTGCCGCCGCAACACCATTGTCCGCCTCGGAGAGGGTGTGGACGAGACCGGGCGCTTCAACCCCGACGCAATCGAGCGCACCCGAAAAGCCCTCGCAGCGTACGTTGAGGAGATGGAGCGCGAGGGTGTTTCCAAGGTGCGCATGGTCGCCACCTCCGCCACCCGCGATGCCGCCAACCGCGAGGACTTCTTCGCCATGACCCGCGATCTCCTCGGCCGCATCCAGCCAGGTGCGGTCGCCGAGGTCATCTCAGGCGAGGAGGAGGCAGCGCTGTCGTTCGCTGGTGCAACCGTGGATTTGCCAGACGGAAGCGGCCCAGCCTGCGTCATCGACCTCGGCGGCGGCTCCACCGAGTTCGTCATGGAGGGTGCCGCGGTATCCACGCAAATGGGCTGCGTGCGCATCACCGAGCGCTTCATGCGCTCCGATCCGCCCACGGCCGAGGAGACCGAGGCCGCCCGCGCCTACATCCGCGAGCGCATCGCAGAGGCTCGCGCAGCCGTCCCCTTCGATCAAGCCAAGACCTTCGTGGGCTGTGCCGGCACCTTCACCACGCTCTCCGCCCTCGCCCAGAACCTCCCCGAATATGACCCGAACCGCATCCACATGTCGGAGATCCCGTTTTCCCGGATGCGGGAGGTTACCGAAGACCTAAGGGCCAAAACCTCCCAGCAGCGCGCCGAGAACCCCGTGGTTCACCCTGGCCGCGCGGACGTTATCGCCGCCGGCTCCACCGTGGTGGAGGAGCTGATGGATGCGTTCGAAACATCGGCCGGCGCCAGCCTGTTTTACATCAGCGAGAAAGACATCCTCGACGGGATTGTCGCGGGGCTTGCTTATTAG
- a CDS encoding ABC transporter ATP-binding protein, whose amino-acid sequence MREANKTYVVTDSKSRDAGKKSGESPKGRRTRYVHSLRPTNFLSTRGESVGVIGQNGSGKSTFLKLVAGAEPPTKGTVLVRSQPLLLGVAPALQPYLTGRQNVILGCLALGMSRDEALEIEPGISEWADIGDAIDRPLRTYSAGQGARLGFAISTAVKPEILLVDEALSTGDAAFADRARDRMSKLLDEAGNLFLVSHSPDQILNNCNRSIWIHRGEIISDGPSDRVVGEYREWTGRIKRGEQAGYIESIRAEYVKPEIEFTSEEG is encoded by the coding sequence ATGCGAGAGGCGAACAAGACTTACGTTGTTACCGATTCCAAATCCAGGGATGCCGGTAAGAAATCCGGTGAGAGTCCAAAAGGTCGGCGCACCCGCTACGTACACTCGCTTCGACCTACCAATTTCCTTTCAACGCGCGGTGAATCAGTTGGCGTAATTGGCCAGAATGGCTCGGGTAAATCGACTTTCCTTAAACTCGTCGCCGGCGCGGAACCGCCTACCAAGGGTACAGTTCTTGTCCGCTCACAGCCATTATTGCTTGGGGTTGCGCCAGCGCTTCAGCCGTATCTTACGGGTAGACAAAATGTAATCTTGGGTTGTCTTGCGCTCGGGATGAGCAGAGATGAGGCTCTAGAGATTGAACCTGGCATTTCAGAGTGGGCTGACATTGGTGACGCAATAGATCGGCCGCTGCGCACCTATTCGGCAGGTCAAGGCGCCAGGTTGGGTTTCGCGATCTCGACTGCAGTAAAACCAGAAATTCTGCTTGTTGACGAAGCCCTTTCAACGGGCGATGCGGCTTTTGCAGATCGAGCCCGCGACAGGATGTCTAAACTTCTGGATGAGGCTGGAAACCTGTTCCTAGTCTCGCACTCGCCAGATCAGATCTTGAATAACTGCAATCGTTCTATTTGGATCCACCGAGGAGAAATCATCTCAGATGGTCCCTCAGATCGCGTTGTAGGTGAGTACAGGGAGTGGACTGGCAGAATCAAGCGCGGAGAGCAAGCTGGTTATATCGAATCTATTCGGGCCGAATATGTGAAACCCGAGATCGAGTTCACTTCAGAAGAGGGGTGA
- a CDS encoding ABC transporter permease has translation MEDSKNATGTSGAISEVSLREAHSGTDGARIVVDDSKLRVVRHTLSFGEYIKELRRRRDFIFADAKAKAFRTTRNYRWWQFWLIANPVLEALMYGAIFGLLLKTNRGIDNFVGYVIIGMAVFSATSRMLMGGVGLLEANRSMLQTFSFPRAAVVLSNALRYIYDTLPSIVVAIVVALAFQAPAVPSWTVVLTVPLFFLAVTFGTGLMFIAARMTALLPETRVLLDLFMRGWMFSSGIFYSIERFAQDPLIYQIFSANPAYRFIRAFRDVVMYGNVPSLQEWLILTGWALGTFVVGFVYFWGPEKRYAKSFS, from the coding sequence GTGGAAGACTCGAAAAACGCGACTGGAACATCAGGCGCGATATCGGAAGTTAGCCTGCGAGAGGCGCATTCCGGTACTGACGGTGCTCGAATTGTCGTGGATGACAGTAAACTCCGTGTGGTTCGACACACCCTTTCCTTTGGCGAATACATCAAAGAGCTGCGAAGGCGCCGTGACTTTATTTTCGCAGATGCGAAAGCGAAGGCATTTCGAACCACCCGCAACTACCGGTGGTGGCAATTTTGGCTCATAGCCAACCCGGTGTTGGAAGCTCTGATGTACGGGGCAATTTTCGGCCTTCTTCTCAAAACTAATCGGGGCATCGACAACTTCGTTGGGTATGTCATCATCGGCATGGCTGTCTTCAGCGCTACCAGCCGCATGCTTATGGGCGGTGTTGGGCTTCTCGAGGCCAACCGGAGCATGTTGCAGACGTTCTCGTTCCCTCGGGCAGCGGTGGTGCTCTCAAACGCATTACGCTACATCTACGACACTTTGCCCTCCATCGTCGTTGCGATCGTGGTCGCGCTAGCATTTCAAGCACCCGCGGTTCCCTCATGGACAGTCGTACTAACTGTTCCGTTGTTTTTCCTTGCCGTTACTTTCGGCACTGGTTTGATGTTCATCGCCGCTAGGATGACCGCCTTATTGCCAGAGACACGGGTGCTGCTCGATTTGTTTATGCGTGGCTGGATGTTCTCGTCGGGAATTTTCTATTCCATCGAACGTTTCGCCCAGGACCCTTTGATCTACCAGATTTTCAGCGCTAACCCTGCTTATCGCTTCATCCGGGCTTTCCGCGATGTGGTAATGTATGGAAATGTTCCCTCGTTGCAGGAGTGGTTGATTCTCACTGGATGGGCTTTGGGCACCTTCGTAGTAGGATTTGTATACTTCTGGGGGCCAGAAAAGCGTTATGCAAAGTCTTTCTCATAA